One region of Catenuloplanes indicus genomic DNA includes:
- a CDS encoding acyl-CoA dehydrogenase family protein, translated as MDLALSPEKDAVRELAARFADRELLPHAAEWDRREALDLGIVKQLGDLGFLGLTIPSAEGGSDGDHLAYCLVLEELGRGDSAVRGVLSVSLGLVAKTISGYGTPAQKSEWLPRLCAGEVLGCFALTEPGTGSDAGSLATRAVPDGTDWLISGEKTFITNGTWADVALVFARTDAGVTAFLVPTDAPGFSRHEIKGKLGLRAQATASLSFDAVRVPSTAVVGQLGKGFRIAMSALAKGRMSVAAGCVGIAQGCLDAAVSYAGSRTQFGKPIAGHQLVQQLLSSIAVDTAAARLLTWRVADLIDRGEPFATESSMAKLFASEAAVRCANDALQVFGGYGYIDEYPVGKYLRDARVMTLYEGTSQIQQLIIGRALTGINAIS; from the coding sequence ATGGATCTTGCACTCTCACCCGAAAAGGACGCGGTGCGCGAGCTGGCCGCGCGCTTCGCCGACCGGGAACTGCTGCCGCACGCGGCCGAGTGGGACCGCCGGGAGGCCCTCGACCTCGGCATCGTCAAGCAGCTCGGTGACCTGGGCTTCCTCGGCCTGACCATCCCTTCGGCCGAGGGCGGGTCGGACGGTGATCACCTGGCGTACTGCCTGGTCCTGGAGGAACTCGGGCGTGGCGACTCGGCGGTCCGCGGCGTGCTCTCCGTCTCGCTCGGCCTCGTGGCGAAAACCATCAGCGGGTACGGGACACCGGCGCAGAAGTCCGAGTGGCTGCCCCGGCTGTGCGCGGGGGAGGTGCTGGGCTGTTTCGCGCTGACCGAGCCAGGGACCGGCTCGGACGCGGGCTCGCTGGCCACCCGCGCGGTGCCCGACGGCACGGACTGGCTGATCAGCGGCGAGAAGACCTTCATCACCAACGGTACGTGGGCCGACGTCGCGCTCGTCTTCGCGCGCACCGACGCCGGCGTGACCGCGTTCCTCGTACCCACGGATGCCCCTGGTTTCTCCCGGCATGAGATCAAGGGGAAGCTGGGGCTGCGAGCGCAGGCCACGGCGTCGCTGTCGTTCGATGCCGTGCGCGTGCCGTCGACCGCGGTGGTCGGCCAGCTCGGCAAGGGATTCCGGATCGCGATGTCCGCGCTGGCGAAGGGCCGCATGTCGGTGGCCGCCGGATGCGTCGGCATCGCGCAGGGCTGCCTGGACGCTGCGGTGTCCTATGCGGGCTCGCGCACCCAGTTCGGGAAGCCGATCGCGGGTCACCAGCTCGTGCAGCAACTGCTGTCGTCCATCGCGGTGGACACGGCGGCGGCGCGTCTTCTGACCTGGCGGGTGGCGGATCTGATCGACCGTGGCGAGCCGTTCGCCACCGAGTCGTCGATGGCGAAACTGTTCGCCAGCGAGGCTGCGGTGCGGTGCGCGAACGACGCGCTCCAGGTGTTCGGCGGCTACGGATACATCGACGAATACCCGGTCGGCAAGTATCTGCGCGACGCGCGGGTCATGACGCTCTACGAAGGCACCAGCCAGATCCAGCAACTCATCATCGGCCGGGCGCTGACCGGCATCAACGCTATCTCGTGA
- a CDS encoding TetR/AcrR family transcriptional regulator yields MPRPKQALLSRDRIIEAATALIDGEGLEAVSTRRLAAELGVRGPSLYNHFATKDEILDAVADSIIEHVDTSAFARKPWPEALRTWGHAYRSALAAHPNIVPHMARGPGRRPAALRMADAVYGGLVRAGWPPARATHIGALMRYLVAGSALGSFARGFVEDPALYAEDYPHLTQAHRLAEHQRSVDEGAFTLGLDALIDGLTRTYEQFRYGENLRR; encoded by the coding sequence ATGCCGAGGCCGAAGCAAGCCCTCCTCAGCCGCGATCGGATCATCGAGGCCGCGACCGCGCTGATCGACGGCGAGGGCCTGGAGGCGGTCTCCACCCGGCGACTCGCGGCCGAGCTGGGCGTGCGCGGCCCGTCGCTGTACAACCACTTCGCCACCAAGGACGAGATCCTGGACGCGGTCGCCGACTCCATCATCGAGCACGTCGACACCTCGGCCTTCGCGCGGAAGCCCTGGCCGGAGGCACTGCGGACGTGGGGCCACGCCTACCGGTCCGCACTGGCCGCGCACCCGAACATCGTGCCGCACATGGCCCGTGGCCCGGGCCGGCGGCCGGCCGCGCTGCGGATGGCGGACGCGGTCTACGGCGGGCTGGTCCGCGCGGGCTGGCCACCGGCGCGCGCCACGCACATCGGCGCACTGATGCGCTACCTGGTGGCCGGGTCCGCGCTCGGCTCGTTCGCGCGCGGTTTCGTCGAGGACCCGGCACTCTACGCGGAGGACTACCCGCACCTCACCCAGGCGCACCGGCTGGCGGAACACCAGCGCAGCGTGGACGAGGGCGCGTTCACGCTCGGCCTGGACGCGTTGATCGACGGGCTGACGCGCACCTACGAGCAGTTCCGGTACGGTGAAAACTTGCGGCGCTAG
- a CDS encoding acyl-CoA dehydrogenase family protein, with product MDFSLSDEEKAIRETVRSFVEKEVMPLEDTVLRRERAHQPGLTLEELRELQQKARAFGFWGLATPEEYGGMDLPAVMQSLIWTEIGRTVVPFRFGGEADNILFYASAEQKEEFLLPTIEGKRISCFAITEPGAGSDAANIRMSARQDGDDWILNGEKTFITNGNEADFAIVVAVTDPALGARKGGATAFLVDRAMGWRSEFIQTMGEGGPASLIFEDVRVPSRNILGTVGQGFELGMQWIGKGRYTIPSHAIGIAERALEMALAHARTRETFGRVIGENQAIQWMIADSEVELEAARMLVLRAAWTVDAGRDPRHASSMAKLYGAAMVNNVVDRVLQIHGGMGYTRELPIERWYRQVRLYRIFEGTDEMQRLIISRDLLRGYTKIGLLL from the coding sequence GTGGACTTCTCACTGAGCGACGAGGAAAAGGCGATCCGGGAGACGGTTCGCAGTTTCGTGGAGAAGGAGGTGATGCCGCTGGAGGACACGGTGCTGCGCCGGGAACGCGCACACCAGCCCGGACTGACGCTGGAGGAACTGCGCGAGTTGCAGCAGAAGGCGCGCGCGTTCGGCTTCTGGGGCCTGGCCACGCCGGAGGAGTACGGCGGAATGGACCTGCCGGCCGTGATGCAGTCGCTGATCTGGACCGAGATCGGGCGCACCGTCGTGCCGTTCCGGTTCGGCGGCGAGGCGGACAACATCCTGTTCTACGCGTCCGCGGAGCAGAAGGAGGAGTTCCTGCTGCCGACGATCGAGGGCAAGCGGATCTCGTGCTTCGCGATCACCGAGCCGGGCGCCGGGTCGGACGCGGCGAACATCCGGATGTCCGCGCGCCAGGACGGCGACGACTGGATCCTCAACGGCGAGAAGACGTTCATCACGAACGGCAACGAGGCCGACTTCGCGATCGTGGTCGCGGTGACCGACCCCGCCCTCGGCGCGCGGAAGGGCGGCGCGACCGCGTTCCTGGTCGACCGCGCGATGGGATGGCGGTCCGAGTTCATCCAGACGATGGGCGAGGGCGGGCCGGCGTCGCTGATCTTCGAGGACGTGCGGGTGCCGTCCAGGAACATCCTCGGCACCGTGGGCCAGGGCTTCGAGCTGGGCATGCAGTGGATCGGCAAGGGGCGGTACACGATCCCGTCGCACGCGATCGGCATCGCGGAACGCGCGCTGGAGATGGCGCTGGCGCACGCGCGCACCCGGGAGACGTTCGGCCGGGTGATCGGCGAGAACCAGGCGATCCAGTGGATGATCGCGGACTCCGAGGTGGAGCTGGAGGCCGCGCGCATGCTGGTGCTGCGGGCCGCGTGGACCGTGGACGCCGGGCGGGACCCGCGGCACGCGTCGTCGATGGCGAAGCTCTACGGCGCCGCCATGGTCAACAACGTGGTGGACCGGGTGCTGCAGATCCACGGCGGTATGGGTTACACCCGGGAACTGCCGATCGAGCGCTGGTACCGGCAGGTGCGGCTCTACCGGATCTTCGAGGGCACGGACGAGATGCAGCGGCTGATCATCTCCCGGGACCTGCTGCGCGGGTACACGAAGATCGGCCTTCTGCTGTAG